The Luteolibacter rhizosphaerae region TTGCGGGCCTGCATGGCTCCGGTGACGTGAAGCCAGCCGGCGAGAGAGTCGCGGCAGGCAAGGGTGCCGGCCTTGCGGGCGAGGGTGATGAAAGTGAGTTGGGAGGCCTCGGTGGCGAGATTGGCATCGCGGCCGACGCGGAGCGCTGCGTGATAAACCAGTCCGGCGTACCTCCTGACGAGCAGGGCAAAGGCTTGCTCGGAGCGCTGCTCCAGCCACTTCACCAGCAGTTCGGCATCGGAAAGATCGTCCATTTTCTGAGATGGACTGTTGTGTCGGCGATGAAAGCGGACACGAAATTTTTCAGTCCCTCGGAAAGACGGCTCCGATCCAGCAGGAAAGGCGGCAGCACTTACCAAGCCGGCGCCTGTTCGATGAAGGCGGGCTCGGGGCGCGAGTCGCTATAGTAGCGATGGAAGACCGGGCAGGCGGAGCCGGACATGGGCGGGACCAACCACGACCAATCACCAGGCACATCCCGCCCGCAGGCTTCCTCGTTCCGGAGGTGCTGCATGAACTGGAGGGAGGCGGTGTGGTGATCGACGATCGCGACTCCCGCCTCGCGGAACGAATGGATGACCGCGGTGTTCAGCTCGACCAAGGCGCGATCCTTCCAAAGCATCCGTCTCGCCTCGCGATCGAGATTCATCTTCTCCGCGATGAGTGGCAGGAGATTGTAGCGGGTTTCATCGCCAAAATTACGGGAGGCGATTTCCGTGCCCATGTAGTAGCCGCTGAAGGGTGCGGCAGTGAAGTGATGGCCGTGTCCGACCAGAGCCATGTCCGAGATGACCGGGACGGCATGCCACTTCAGGCCGAGGTCTGCGAACCATGGTAAGTCCGGATGGCTGATTAAAACCTCGAGAACGGCATTTGCAGGCAGAGAATAAAGGACAGGATCTTTCCCCGGGAGCTGGACGACGAGGGGAAGGAGATCGAAGCGACCGGGGACGGAAGGCGGTTTCCAACCGAGGGCGATAACGCGTTCCGTAAAGGCGGCTTGCTCCGGGTCTCCGAGGATCGAGCCATCGGCCAGGCGGTATCCGGCGTAGCGGATCAACTGACGATTCCAGATGCGGGGGCCGCTGCCGTCCGCTTCAGCCGGGGAGAAAAGGGTAACGGCGGAGCGGATCTTACCGTGGTTGGTGGAGAAGCGGAGGTGCTCCACGCAGGCTTCGAAGATCTCGTCCGAAGTCGTGGCGGAGCGGGCGTCGAGGAACTCCAATGTATTCCAGAAGAGACGCCCGATGCAGCGGGCATTATTCCGCCACGCGACCTTGGCAAGGGTGAGGAGCTCATCGGCAGAGGCGGCGGGTGCGGGTCCGGTCACGTGCTGAGAGAATGGGCAGCGGAGTAACGCACACCACTGGAAAGAGGAGAAAAGGCGGAAACCGCTGGGCCGGAGGGCAGGCTCCCGCCTTGCCATGAGGCCGGTCGGGCGTCTGAATCCGCGGCGCATGGCCCGTCCCGGATTGATCCTGAAGCTGAGCTGCCCCGACCAAGCCGGGATCGTCGCGAAGATCGCGAGCTATGTGGCGGGGCACCGGGGGAACCTGATCGAGTTCGCGCAGTTCACGGACAAGCTCTCGCTGCGCTTCTTCGCGAGGCTGGAGATCGAGACCGGTGAGCTGGATGTGGACCCGGAGGATTTCATCGAGGGCTTCGGGACTCTCGGGCGGTCCATGAAGGCGGTGTGGCACTTCCGCCGCCTGCCCTACAAGATGCGCACGGCGGTGCTGGTGACGAAGACCGACCACTGCCTGAACGAAATCCTGTGGCGCGCGGAGATCGGCGAGATGCCGGTGGAGATCACTTCGATCATCGGGAACCGCGATACCTGCCGCTCAATCGCGGAGCGGGCGGGGATTCCTTTCCATCTGGTGGAGATGGATGGAGACCGGAAGGCAGAAGGCTTCGCTGAGATCCGGAAGATCCTGGCGGACGAGGATGTGGAGCTGGCGGTACTTGCACGCTTCATGCAGATCCTGCCGGATGACTTCTGCCGGGATTTTGCGGGGCGCTTGATCAATATCCATCACAGCTTCCTGCCTGCCTTCATCGGGGCCAACCCCTACAAGCAGGCATACGAGCGCGGGGTGAAGCTGATCGGGGCGACCTGTCACTATGTCACTGCGGATCTGGATGCGGGTCCGATCATCGAGCAGGAGGTGGAGCGGGTGCAGCACTTCCACGCACCGAACGACTTGGTGCGACTGGGCCGGAATTGCGAGCGTATCGCGCTGGCGCGGGGGATCCGCTACCACGTCCATGACCGGACGATCATCGACGGGCACCGGGCGATCGTGTTTCCGGATTGAGACTCAGGCTTCAATGCCGGCGCCCAAGAGCGATTGTTGAGGGCGGCTGCGCATTTTTGAAATGAGATGAGAAAATCTGACAGCTTCTAGGCTCAGGCTGCGTAATCAACGGGTTAGGGTTGTGGCGTTGCCTGCGGAGTTGTGTGGGCGCGGTGTAAATGCGGGAATTTATTGATCCGTTAGAGCAACGAATCCTTGATTCTTTCGTCCAAGTTTCCAAGGTCTACCGCTGGATATGCGAGGGCTCCAAGGCTCCCGCTTCCTGACCAAAACAGACCAACCCAAGCTTGGGTGAGTAATGTCGGAGGCCCCGTCTCCGGG contains the following coding sequences:
- a CDS encoding nitric oxide synthase oxygenase → MTGPAPAASADELLTLAKVAWRNNARCIGRLFWNTLEFLDARSATTSDEIFEACVEHLRFSTNHGKIRSAVTLFSPAEADGSGPRIWNRQLIRYAGYRLADGSILGDPEQAAFTERVIALGWKPPSVPGRFDLLPLVVQLPGKDPVLYSLPANAVLEVLISHPDLPWFADLGLKWHAVPVISDMALVGHGHHFTAAPFSGYYMGTEIASRNFGDETRYNLLPLIAEKMNLDREARRMLWKDRALVELNTAVIHSFREAGVAIVDHHTASLQFMQHLRNEEACGRDVPGDWSWLVPPMSGSACPVFHRYYSDSRPEPAFIEQAPAW
- the purU gene encoding formyltetrahydrofolate deformylase, with protein sequence MARPGLILKLSCPDQAGIVAKIASYVAGHRGNLIEFAQFTDKLSLRFFARLEIETGELDVDPEDFIEGFGTLGRSMKAVWHFRRLPYKMRTAVLVTKTDHCLNEILWRAEIGEMPVEITSIIGNRDTCRSIAERAGIPFHLVEMDGDRKAEGFAEIRKILADEDVELAVLARFMQILPDDFCRDFAGRLINIHHSFLPAFIGANPYKQAYERGVKLIGATCHYVTADLDAGPIIEQEVERVQHFHAPNDLVRLGRNCERIALARGIRYHVHDRTIIDGHRAIVFPD